AGCTGGCCACATACCCAAGCCATAACAGGGGTTGGAGATTTTCTGGGGCGAGGAGCGTGCCAAGGGCGCAGAGCGTCCCGACCAGCGCTGAACCCCAAACATTTTCTGGGCCCCGCAAACCACCACGACCTTCGGCAATGCCAGCGGCTTCTTTGATTGCTTTGCCAACCTTGGTAACGGCGACCCCCACCAAGAAGTAAAACATCACCACGGTGTAACCCTGCCAACTAAGACAGCCCCACACCAGCACCCCTAGCAGCCAAGCATGGAGATAGCCCCAAGGGGTGAGGAGTTTTTTTGGGAGGCTAAAGGCCAGCAAAATAAGGGCCGAGTTGAGGGCGATCGCCGCGAACCAAGGATTTGTGAAAAAATTCATGCACAAATTATGACTAATTTTTTAACTGATGGGATATGTGGACTCCCACCAATGGAGTGCAACAGGCAGTCTAAACCTATGCTAACGTAATGAAATTATCATTATTCAGTAGTCAATAGTGCTGACAATGCCTAGGGCAGGCAAATACAAAATCTATTGCGTCACAAAACAACCCAGGGTCGTTCCCTTGAAGCGCTTAATTTGGCCATAAAAAAAGGAGAGAACAAAACGTCTCTCCGGGGATGACCAGAATGATTGAAAATGTTAATGGGATAGTGTTTTAATATGACCCAATCCAAAAAAGGCTTGTCTTAAACGGGTAGAATTTAGTAAGCCAGACCCATGCTACGGGTGGTCTCGGCACCGAGGTAAACCCGGATACTAAGGAAGTCGGTGGGGCAAGCAGTTTCACACCGCTTACAGCCTACACAATCTTCAGTACGGGGGGAAGATGCAATCTGACCGGCTTTACAGCCATCCCAAGGAACCATCTCTAGGACATCAAGGGGACAAGCACGGACGCACTGGGTGCAACCAATGCAAGTGTCGTAAATTTTAACGCTATGAGACATTGAGTGTTAACTCCTACAAGAATGTGGTTTGATTATGTCAGCATTCTGGATTATGGGTTAGTTTACCGCAGGGCCAGAAGTCCCTTGGCGAAAAGGTGATATAAGTTTACGTTGCGTTACATATCCGGGAAAATCCTTGTTCTTGCGTCAATTTTGGGCCTTTTGGGGAATTTTCTCGATGTCGTTTTTGGGCCAGCCCGAGAAGGTTTCTCTGTATAGATGTAAAAGTTGAAATTAAGTTGTTATTTTCTATGGCCATTCGATTCCATGCCCTCGAAGCGATTTCTCTCTCTGTGCCAGATGCTCCCCGGCCAATTCAGGAGTATCTACGGGAGATTGATACCCTTGTGGGGGCGATCGCCGACCCAGAGCGTACGAAAAAATTGGCCCCTGATCAATATCAATTGCAGATGCGGCCTATCGGCTTTCTAGATTTGTATCAATTTCAACCCATTGTCACCCTACAGATTTGGTGCGATCGCCATGGCCATGTCCATATCAAAAGCATCGATTATCAACTGCGGGGTCTTGAGGCATTTATGAAGGGATTTTGCCTTGAAGTAAAAGGTTTGCTGCGACCAGTGCGTCACCATCGGCGATGGTCACTCCAGGGCCAGGCGGATCTGCAGGTCAAGCTCGAATTACCGCCCCCCCTATGGTTGACCCCCAAAGTCCTCATTCGCAAAACAGGCGATCGCCTCCTCAAAGAAATCCTCCAGCGCATCAAAAAACAGCTCCTCACAAAACTGATTACCGACTATGAAGTCTGGGCCGAGACTACTGGCAATTACAGCGGACTCTCTATTTCCCCTAATCCCTAACAAAATCGCAAAATTTCCCGTAAAATCTGCCATTTTACCGCTACAAAAGTTAATTTCTTCCCCCAAGAAAAATCGTTATGATAAAACCGTAAGCTCCAGTTGTAGATTCTCCATGGATATCAAATTATTGTTACTGGCCCTCACTGGCATTTTCACCATTGCTTGCCTATTTTTTGGCACGAAAAATGGTTTTTATGATTCAGATGACTACCATGGCAACGGTTCTGCCCATTAGTCATCAAGCCCTATGGCGGGCTCTCCTCTCCCCTTTTCGAACAAGGGCCACTCCTTAAATTTCTTTGCGATGCTCTAGGATCTCCCGCGGCGATCGCCTTCCTGGGATTCTAGGATTTTTTGTGCCTAATGTCCCCTGTCACGACCCCAGATTTGTCCCCCTTAGCCTGCTATCCCCATGCCGTTGGGTATCAGGCAGAAGGCGTCTGTCTACAGATAAAACTAGGCTCCTATCAACTGCTCTTAGACTGTGGCATTACTGATTTAGAACCTTTACTCAACCAGGCAAATCCCCCGGACATGGTGTTTTGTAGCCATGCCCATCGAGACCATGCCGAGGGACTGCTGAAGCTTCATCGCCATTGGC
The nucleotide sequence above comes from [Synechococcus] sp. NIES-970. Encoded proteins:
- a CDS encoding integral membrane protein superfamily protein; its protein translation is MNFFTNPWFAAIALNSALILLAFSLPKKLLTPWGYLHAWLLGVLVWGCLSWQGYTVVMFYFLVGVAVTKVGKAIKEAAGIAEGRGGLRGPENVWGSALVGTLCALGTLLAPENLQPLLWLGYVASFSTKLSDTSASEVGKAYGKRTFLITTFKPVPRGTEGAVSLEGTLAGIVASVAIAFVGYGVGLIDGLGIFWCGVAAFVATNIESVIGATIQEKFALLTNEVVNIFNTLVGASVAIALGVIYGLFVV
- the psaC gene encoding photosystem I iron-sulfur center subunit VII; protein product: MSHSVKIYDTCIGCTQCVRACPLDVLEMVPWDGCKAGQIASSPRTEDCVGCKRCETACPTDFLSIRVYLGAETTRSMGLAY
- a CDS encoding hypothetical protein (conserved hypothetical protein); translation: MAIRFHALEAISLSVPDAPRPIQEYLREIDTLVGAIADPERTKKLAPDQYQLQMRPIGFLDLYQFQPIVTLQIWCDRHGHVHIKSIDYQLRGLEAFMKGFCLEVKGLLRPVRHHRRWSLQGQADLQVKLELPPPLWLTPKVLIRKTGDRLLKEILQRIKKQLLTKLITDYEVWAETTGNYSGLSISPNP
- a CDS encoding hypothetical protein (conserved hypothetical protein), translating into MKSGPRLLAITADSLFPLIPNKIAKFPVKSAILPLQKLISSPKKNRYDKTVSSSCRFSMDIKLLLLALTGIFTIACLFFGTKNGFYDSDDYHGNGSAH